Proteins encoded together in one Shewanella oneidensis MR-1 window:
- the guaB gene encoding IMP dehydrogenase — translation MLRLIKEALTFDDVLLVPAHSTVLPNTAILKTRLTNTIELNIPLVSAAMDTVTEARLAIAMAQEGGLGFIHKNMSIEKQAEEVRKVKIYEAGVVQQPVTVTPSTTLADLKVLTAKNGFAGYPVVNDANELIGIITGRDVRFVTDWSKTVEEVMTPKARLVTVAEGTKLDEVQKLMHSHRIEKVLVVDDNFKLKGLITVKDFEKAERKPNACKDELGRLRVGAAVGAGAGNEERVDALVKAGVDVLLIDSSHGHSEGVLQRIRETRAKHPDLQIIGGNVATAEGALALVEAGVNAVKVGIGPGSICTTRIVTGVGVPQITAVSDAAEAVKGLGIPVIADGGVRFSGDLAKALAAGASCIMAGSMFAGTDEAPGETELYQGRAYKSYRGMGSLGAMSQGSSDRYFQSDNAADKLVPEGIEGRVPYKGKLKEIIHQHMGGLRSCMGLTGCATIQELNEKAQFVKVTSAGMGESHVHDVTITKEAPNYRSGS, via the coding sequence ATGCTACGTTTAATTAAAGAAGCGCTTACCTTTGACGATGTGTTACTTGTTCCTGCGCATTCTACTGTACTCCCAAACACCGCTATTCTTAAAACTCGCCTGACCAATACCATTGAACTGAATATTCCGCTTGTGTCTGCCGCGATGGACACAGTGACAGAAGCGCGCCTTGCGATCGCCATGGCACAGGAAGGTGGCTTAGGTTTTATTCATAAAAACATGAGCATTGAGAAGCAAGCCGAAGAAGTTCGTAAAGTAAAAATTTACGAAGCGGGCGTGGTTCAACAACCAGTAACCGTTACACCTTCAACCACGCTGGCTGATTTGAAAGTACTAACCGCCAAGAATGGTTTTGCGGGTTACCCCGTTGTCAACGACGCCAATGAGCTGATCGGTATTATCACCGGCCGTGACGTACGTTTCGTGACTGACTGGAGCAAAACCGTAGAAGAAGTGATGACGCCTAAAGCGCGTTTAGTCACTGTTGCGGAAGGCACTAAGTTAGATGAAGTGCAAAAATTAATGCACTCTCACCGTATCGAAAAAGTGTTAGTTGTTGATGATAACTTCAAGCTGAAAGGCTTAATCACAGTTAAAGACTTCGAGAAAGCCGAGCGTAAACCTAACGCCTGTAAAGATGAGTTAGGTCGTTTACGTGTGGGCGCAGCCGTTGGTGCAGGCGCAGGTAATGAAGAGCGTGTCGATGCACTGGTTAAAGCGGGCGTTGACGTACTCTTGATTGACTCTTCCCATGGCCATTCTGAAGGCGTACTCCAACGTATCCGTGAAACCCGTGCTAAACACCCAGATTTACAAATCATCGGTGGGAACGTGGCGACAGCAGAAGGCGCATTAGCGCTGGTTGAAGCCGGTGTTAACGCGGTTAAAGTCGGTATTGGCCCAGGTTCTATCTGCACTACACGTATCGTGACGGGTGTGGGCGTACCACAAATTACTGCGGTTTCAGATGCGGCCGAAGCCGTAAAAGGTTTAGGTATTCCTGTTATTGCCGACGGTGGTGTACGTTTCTCTGGCGACTTAGCCAAAGCTCTGGCAGCGGGTGCATCATGCATTATGGCTGGCTCAATGTTCGCAGGAACTGATGAAGCGCCGGGCGAAACGGAACTTTACCAAGGCCGCGCCTATAAGTCATACCGCGGTATGGGTTCACTAGGTGCCATGTCGCAAGGTTCTTCCGACCGTTATTTCCAGTCTGACAATGCTGCCGACAAGCTTGTGCCAGAAGGCATTGAAGGTCGCGTACCTTACAAAGGCAAGCTTAAGGAAATCATCCATCAACATATGGGCGGTTTACGTTCATGCATGGGCTTAACAGGCTGTGCCACTATCCAAGAGCTGAATGAAAAAGCCCAGTTTGTGAAAGTGACTTCAGCGGGTATGGGCGAGTCCCACGTGCACGATGTAACTATCACTAAAGAAGCGCCGAACTATCGTTCAGGTTCTTAA
- a CDS encoding cytochrome ubiquinol oxidase subunit I, producing MIVEEVVELSRLQFALTAMYHFLFVPLTLGLAFLLAIMVSLYVMTDKHIYKDMTKFWGKLFGINFALGVSTGLAMEFQFGTNWSYYSHYVGDIFGAPLAIEGLMAFFLESTLVGMFFFGWDRFSKRQHLAVTWLVALGSNLSALWILVANGWMQNPVGSVFNYETMRMEMTSFAEVVFNPVAQVKFVHTVASGYVTGAMFVLAISSYYILKKRDLPFARRSFAIAASFGMAAILSVIVLGDESGYKVGEAQRVKLAAIEAEWHTEPAPAAFTAVGFPNQETMETDFAVKIPYAMGIVATRSLDEQVTGIHDLISEHEVRIRNGMKAYAMLVKLRAGDTSPELRAEFEAAKVDLGYGLLLKRYTNNVVDATEEQIKAAAKDSIPNVAPMFWSFRVMVGLGFVMLFVFAAAFWQSTRHQIEENKWVLKAALFSLPLPWIAIECGWFVAEYGRQPWTISEVLPTFMSASSLTTGDLWFSIISISLFYTVLLVIEIFLMLKFARLGPSSLKTGRYHFEKLEA from the coding sequence ATGATTGTTGAAGAGGTTGTTGAGCTATCGCGGCTACAGTTTGCGCTGACAGCCATGTATCACTTCCTATTTGTTCCCTTAACATTGGGGTTAGCATTTTTGCTAGCTATCATGGTATCACTTTATGTGATGACAGATAAACACATTTATAAAGATATGACTAAGTTCTGGGGTAAGTTGTTTGGTATCAACTTTGCCTTGGGTGTTTCAACAGGTTTAGCGATGGAATTCCAGTTTGGTACTAACTGGTCTTATTATTCGCATTATGTAGGTGACATTTTTGGTGCACCACTGGCCATTGAAGGTTTGATGGCGTTCTTCCTTGAATCAACCCTCGTGGGTATGTTCTTCTTTGGTTGGGACCGTTTCAGCAAGCGCCAACATTTGGCGGTCACTTGGCTGGTTGCGCTAGGTTCTAACCTATCTGCTCTGTGGATCCTGGTGGCAAACGGTTGGATGCAAAACCCTGTTGGGTCAGTATTCAATTACGAAACCATGCGTATGGAAATGACCAGCTTTGCCGAAGTCGTCTTTAACCCTGTTGCACAGGTGAAGTTTGTTCACACTGTGGCTTCTGGTTATGTCACTGGCGCAATGTTCGTGTTAGCGATCAGTTCTTACTACATTCTGAAGAAACGTGATTTACCTTTTGCACGTCGCTCATTTGCGATTGCTGCAAGCTTTGGTATGGCTGCTATCCTGTCAGTTATCGTTCTGGGTGACGAATCAGGCTACAAAGTGGGTGAGGCGCAACGCGTTAAATTAGCCGCGATTGAAGCTGAGTGGCACACTGAGCCGGCTCCTGCTGCCTTTACTGCGGTTGGTTTCCCTAATCAAGAAACCATGGAAACTGACTTTGCAGTAAAAATTCCTTATGCGATGGGTATCGTAGCAACGCGTTCTTTAGATGAACAAGTAACAGGTATTCATGACTTAATTAGCGAGCACGAAGTGCGTATTCGCAATGGTATGAAAGCCTATGCAATGCTAGTTAAACTGCGTGCTGGTGATACCTCCCCTGAATTACGCGCTGAATTTGAAGCGGCAAAAGTAGACTTAGGTTATGGCTTACTGCTGAAGCGTTATACCAATAACGTGGTTGATGCGACTGAAGAGCAAATTAAAGCTGCTGCTAAGGATTCTATCCCCAATGTCGCGCCTATGTTCTGGAGCTTCCGTGTCATGGTTGGCCTAGGTTTTGTCATGCTGTTCGTGTTCGCAGCGGCATTCTGGCAAAGCACGCGTCACCAGATCGAAGAGAATAAATGGGTACTTAAAGCGGCGCTCTTTAGCTTGCCATTACCTTGGATTGCGATTGAGTGTGGTTGGTTTGTGGCTGAATATGGCCGTCAACCTTGGACCATCTCTGAGGTTCTGCCAACCTTTATGTCTGCGTCTAGCTTAACGACTGGCGATTTGTGGTTCAGTATCATCTCGATTTCACTGTTCTACACTGTGCTGCTAGTGATCGAGATATTCTTGATGCTTAAGTTTGCCCGTCTTGGACCCAGCAGTTTAAAGACTGGTCGTTATCACTTCGAGAAATTAGAAGCCTAA
- the mltF gene encoding membrane-bound lytic murein transglycosylase MltF — translation MTRFLFAIILGLLLTACQQETVEETEFVPHKLTELRVGTLYGPQIYMTSGQGNSGFDYDMAVLFAEYLDVPLKMVPYTNLAELYDALKKNEIDIIAAGMTETPARREHFRLGPPLYRVNQVLVYREGMPAPKDISDLKGKITVIADSSFVETLTQLQKRHPTLVWDQVTDKDNEELLTMIANKEIDYTIADSSSVQINRRYLPVLRSGLVLEEKLNVVWLLPPTHSDGLMSQLLAFWHQEKLAGTLDHLNEKYFGHVKRFDYIDTRAFLRAIETVLPRYRQHFETHAGDLDWRKLAATSYQESHWNPNARSPTGVRGMMMLTQPTAKEIGITNRLDAEESIRGGAAYLRDMINRLPESIPESQRMWFALASYNIGYAHVEDARKLAESMELNPNAWQDLKKVLPLLQKRKYYQKTRYGYARGSEAVHYVDSIRRYYDTLVWVDNQSKQQNSEEVAPSDLTAEETPVPAPGTLSPDKPK, via the coding sequence ATGACTCGATTTTTGTTCGCTATTATCTTGGGTTTATTACTGACTGCCTGTCAGCAAGAGACCGTGGAAGAAACAGAATTCGTCCCGCATAAACTCACCGAATTAAGAGTCGGCACCCTCTATGGCCCACAAATTTACATGACCTCAGGCCAAGGCAACAGTGGCTTCGATTATGATATGGCAGTGCTCTTTGCCGAATATCTCGATGTTCCCTTAAAAATGGTGCCTTATACAAATCTTGCTGAACTTTATGATGCGCTGAAAAAAAACGAGATCGATATCATTGCTGCGGGCATGACCGAAACCCCTGCTCGTCGAGAGCATTTTCGTTTAGGTCCACCTTTGTATCGCGTTAATCAAGTATTGGTTTACCGAGAAGGCATGCCTGCACCTAAAGATATCTCTGATTTGAAAGGTAAAATAACCGTTATTGCCGACTCTTCGTTTGTCGAAACCTTAACTCAATTACAGAAACGTCATCCAACACTTGTGTGGGATCAAGTGACGGATAAAGATAACGAAGAACTGCTGACGATGATCGCCAATAAGGAAATTGACTACACCATTGCAGACTCGAGCAGCGTGCAAATTAACCGCCGATATTTACCCGTCTTACGATCTGGACTGGTACTGGAAGAAAAACTCAATGTTGTCTGGTTGTTGCCCCCCACCCATAGCGATGGCTTGATGAGTCAATTGCTAGCATTTTGGCATCAAGAGAAACTCGCTGGTACACTCGATCACCTTAACGAGAAGTACTTTGGCCATGTTAAACGTTTCGACTATATCGACACACGCGCCTTCCTGCGCGCTATTGAAACCGTTTTACCACGTTATCGGCAGCACTTTGAAACCCACGCAGGTGACTTAGATTGGCGTAAATTGGCCGCGACCAGTTACCAAGAATCCCACTGGAATCCTAATGCCCGCTCACCTACTGGCGTGCGCGGTATGATGATGCTGACGCAGCCGACAGCAAAAGAGATTGGGATCACCAACAGACTCGACGCCGAAGAAAGTATTCGCGGCGGAGCAGCTTATTTACGGGATATGATTAACCGCTTACCTGAATCGATCCCCGAAAGCCAACGTATGTGGTTTGCACTGGCATCCTACAATATCGGTTATGCCCATGTAGAAGATGCGCGAAAACTTGCCGAATCCATGGAGTTAAACCCTAACGCTTGGCAAGACCTTAAAAAAGTATTGCCACTGCTACAAAAACGTAAATACTACCAAAAGACACGCTATGGTTACGCCCGAGGCAGCGAAGCCGTCCATTACGTGGATAGTATTCGCCGCTATTACGACACCTTAGTCTGGGTAGATAATCAATCTAAACAACAAAATAGCGAAGAAGTTGCACCGAGCGACCTCACTGCGGAAGAAACACCCGTACCAGCGCCAGGCACCTTAAGCCCTGATAAACCCAAATAG
- the guaA gene encoding glutamine-hydrolyzing GMP synthase: protein MSDIHEHKILILDFGSQYTQLIARRIREIGVYCELWAWDVTEAQIREFAPNGIILAGGPESVTADNSPRAPEYVFNAGVPVLGICYGMQTMSEQLGGKVIQGVGEGEFGYAQIEMLAESALFKGIEDAVSSDGKSLLDVWMSHGDKVSAIPAGFVAVAKTDTCPFAAMSCEEKRFYGVQFHPEVTHTRQGMRMLSHFALDICGCAANWKPSSIIEDAIERLKKQVGDDEVILGLSGGVDSSVVAMLLHRAIGKKLTCVFVDNGLLRLNEAKQVMEMFGDHFGLNIVHVDAENRFLDALKGEADPEAKRKIIGRVFVEIFDEEAKKCVNAKWLAQGTIYPDVIESAGSATGKAHVIKSHHNVGGLPDDMELGLVEPLRELFKDEVRKIGLELGLPYNMLYRHPFPGPGLGVRVLGEVKKEYCDLLRRADAIFIEELHKADLYNKVSQAFTVFLPVRSVGVMGDGRKYDWVVSLRAVETIDFMTAHWAHLPYDFLGRVSNRIINEVDGISRVVYDISGKPPATIEWE, encoded by the coding sequence ATGAGCGATATTCATGAGCATAAGATACTGATCCTCGATTTTGGCTCTCAGTACACCCAACTGATTGCCCGTCGTATCCGTGAAATTGGTGTTTACTGTGAGTTATGGGCATGGGATGTGACTGAAGCCCAAATTCGTGAGTTTGCCCCTAACGGTATTATCCTCGCGGGCGGCCCTGAAAGTGTGACTGCGGATAACTCTCCCCGCGCACCTGAATATGTGTTTAATGCTGGCGTACCAGTTCTTGGTATTTGCTATGGCATGCAAACCATGTCTGAGCAGCTTGGCGGTAAAGTGATCCAAGGCGTGGGTGAAGGCGAATTTGGTTATGCCCAAATTGAAATGCTTGCCGAATCTGCCCTGTTTAAAGGTATTGAAGATGCCGTTAGCAGCGATGGCAAGTCTCTGCTGGATGTATGGATGAGCCATGGCGATAAAGTGTCGGCGATTCCAGCAGGCTTTGTGGCCGTAGCTAAAACCGATACTTGCCCATTCGCGGCCATGTCTTGTGAGGAAAAACGCTTCTACGGCGTGCAGTTCCACCCTGAAGTGACTCATACCCGTCAAGGCATGCGTATGCTGTCGCATTTTGCCTTAGATATCTGTGGCTGTGCCGCAAACTGGAAACCTTCTTCAATCATCGAAGACGCTATCGAGCGCTTGAAAAAGCAAGTGGGCGATGATGAAGTGATTTTAGGTCTTTCAGGTGGTGTCGACTCTTCCGTTGTAGCCATGCTGCTGCACCGCGCAATTGGTAAGAAGCTGACCTGCGTATTTGTTGATAATGGTTTATTACGTTTGAACGAAGCGAAGCAAGTGATGGAAATGTTTGGTGACCACTTCGGTCTCAACATTGTTCATGTGGATGCGGAAAATCGTTTCCTTGATGCGCTGAAAGGTGAAGCCGATCCAGAAGCTAAACGTAAAATCATTGGCCGCGTATTCGTTGAAATTTTCGATGAAGAAGCCAAGAAATGCGTTAATGCTAAATGGTTAGCCCAAGGCACAATCTACCCAGACGTGATTGAATCCGCGGGTAGCGCTACAGGTAAAGCGCACGTCATCAAGTCGCACCATAACGTTGGCGGTCTGCCAGATGATATGGAATTAGGTCTGGTTGAGCCACTGCGTGAACTCTTTAAAGATGAAGTGCGTAAGATTGGTCTCGAGTTAGGCCTGCCATACAACATGCTTTATCGCCACCCGTTCCCAGGCCCAGGTTTAGGCGTGCGAGTACTGGGCGAAGTGAAGAAAGAGTACTGCGATCTTTTGCGCCGCGCCGATGCGATTTTCATCGAAGAGCTGCACAAAGCTGATCTTTATAACAAAGTCAGCCAGGCCTTTACCGTGTTCTTACCCGTTCGCTCTGTAGGTGTGATGGGTGATGGCCGTAAGTACGATTGGGTGGTGTCACTGCGCGCCGTTGAAACCATCGACTTTATGACCGCGCACTGGGCACATCTGCCATACGATTTCCTTGGCCGTGTGTCTAACCGCATCATCAACGAAGTCGATGGCATTTCCCGCGTAGTTTACGATATTTCAGGCAAGCCACCTGCAACAATCGAGTGGGAATAA
- the purL gene encoding phosphoribosylformylglycinamidine synthase produces the protein MEIIRGAPALSTFRVQKLMEACVSAALPVRQIYAEYVHLADLSELLKPTEREQLEKILTYGPAIEAHTPQGSLLFVTPRPGTISPWSSKATDIAHNCGLGKVKRLERGIAYYVESDTLTAEQQRTLQGLLHDRMVEVVLNDFAKADVLFKRTEPAPFKSVNVLAEGRRALEVANVEMGLALAEDEIDYLVENFVRLNRNPNDIELMMFAQANSEHCRHKIFNADWTIDGKAQPKSLFKMIKNTFEVTPDHVLSAYKDNAAVMEGSVAGRFFPDPNGVYSYHTEPMHVLMKVETHNHPTAISPYPGAATGSGGEIRDEGATGRGSKPKAGLTGFSVSNLKIPGFVQPWEGNYGKPDRIVSALDIMTEGPLGGAAFNNEFGRPALLGYFRTYEQEVSSHNGVEMRGYHKPIMLAGGLGNIREEHVQKGEITVGAKLIVLGGPAMNIGLGGGAASSMASGQSSEDLDFASVQRENPEMERRCQEVIDRCWQLGDKNPIQFIHDVGAGGLSNAFPELVNDGDRGGIFNLRNVPSDEPGMSPLEIWCNESQERYVLSVAAEDLPLFTAICERERAPFAVVGEAIQEQHLTLADSHFDNNPIDLPLEVLLGKAPKMSRNVVSAKAVSPALEQSQIDVKDAVKRVLSLPTVADKTFLITIGDRTVTGLVNRDQMVGPWQVPVADCAVTAASFDTYAGEAMSLGERTPLALLDFGASARMAVAESIMNIAGADIGSFKRIKLSANWMSAAGHPGEDAGLYEAVKAVGEELCPELSLTIPVGKDSMSMKTAWQQDGVNKTVTSPMSLVITAFGVVQDIRNTVTPELRSDKGETSLLLVDLGAGQNRLGGSCLAQVYGELGDVAPDLDDAALLRGFFETMQKLVANKLVIAYHDRSDGGLFTTLVEMAFAGNIGLDIDVEDLQGTDLERLFNEELGAVLQVSRDNAAKIAAQFAIAGVPCHVIGTLADDQCITIKDGAREIFSDTRVALRTVWSETTYRMQAMRDNPACALEEFKLKQDETDLGLTVNLSFDPSEDVAAPYILKGAAPKMAILREQGVNSHVEMAAAFDRAGFESRDVHMSDILSGRISLEEFQGLVACGGFSYGDVLGAGEGWAKSILFNERARNEFSRFFERDSSFALGVCNGCQMLSNLKEIIPGSEHWPRFVRNRSERFEARFSLVEVQQSPSLFFQGMAGSRMPIAVSHGEGHAEFASAQALALAEASGTIALRFVNGKGEIATQYPQNPNGSPNGLTGICTTDGRVTLMMPHPERVFRTVANSWHPDNWGEDSPWMRMFRNARVNLG, from the coding sequence ATGGAGATCATCCGCGGAGCCCCAGCACTCTCGACGTTTAGAGTGCAAAAGCTAATGGAGGCCTGCGTAAGCGCGGCGCTTCCGGTACGCCAAATCTATGCTGAGTATGTTCATTTAGCGGATTTGAGCGAGTTGCTTAAGCCTACTGAGCGCGAGCAACTTGAAAAAATTCTCACCTATGGACCTGCTATCGAAGCCCATACCCCCCAAGGTTCACTCCTGTTTGTTACTCCTCGCCCCGGCACAATTTCCCCATGGTCCTCTAAAGCTACTGATATCGCCCACAATTGTGGTCTTGGTAAGGTGAAGCGTTTGGAGCGTGGTATTGCCTATTATGTTGAGTCAGACACTTTGACCGCTGAGCAGCAACGAACCTTACAGGGTTTATTGCACGACCGTATGGTTGAAGTGGTTCTGAACGATTTTGCTAAGGCCGATGTGCTGTTCAAGCGTACAGAACCCGCGCCTTTCAAGAGTGTTAATGTGTTGGCTGAAGGTCGCCGTGCGCTCGAAGTGGCCAACGTCGAAATGGGTTTGGCGCTTGCCGAAGATGAAATCGATTATTTAGTCGAAAATTTTGTCCGTTTGAACCGCAATCCAAACGATATCGAGCTGATGATGTTTGCCCAAGCAAACTCTGAGCACTGTCGTCACAAGATTTTTAACGCTGATTGGACTATTGATGGTAAGGCGCAGCCTAAGTCACTGTTCAAAATGATTAAAAATACTTTCGAAGTCACGCCTGATCATGTGTTGTCTGCCTATAAAGATAACGCCGCTGTGATGGAAGGCTCGGTGGCGGGTCGCTTCTTCCCCGATCCAAATGGGGTTTACAGTTACCACACTGAGCCAATGCACGTACTGATGAAAGTGGAAACCCACAACCATCCTACGGCAATCAGCCCTTATCCAGGTGCGGCGACTGGCTCTGGCGGTGAAATTCGCGACGAAGGCGCAACGGGTCGCGGCTCAAAACCTAAAGCGGGTTTAACAGGCTTTAGCGTATCGAATTTAAAAATCCCTGGCTTTGTTCAACCTTGGGAAGGCAACTACGGTAAGCCAGATCGCATCGTTAGCGCTCTGGACATTATGACCGAAGGCCCGCTCGGCGGCGCCGCGTTTAACAACGAGTTTGGTCGTCCTGCGTTATTAGGTTATTTCCGTACCTATGAGCAAGAAGTCTCTAGCCACAATGGTGTTGAGATGCGTGGTTACCATAAGCCGATTATGTTAGCGGGTGGCTTAGGTAATATTCGCGAAGAGCATGTACAAAAAGGTGAGATCACTGTCGGCGCTAAGCTGATTGTACTTGGCGGCCCTGCGATGAACATCGGTTTGGGTGGCGGCGCGGCATCTTCTATGGCATCTGGCCAATCGAGCGAAGATTTAGACTTTGCCTCAGTACAGCGTGAAAACCCCGAAATGGAGCGTCGCTGTCAGGAAGTGATCGACCGCTGCTGGCAATTAGGTGATAAAAACCCCATTCAATTTATCCACGACGTGGGCGCGGGCGGTTTATCCAACGCGTTCCCTGAACTGGTTAACGATGGCGACCGGGGTGGCATTTTCAATCTGCGCAATGTGCCATCGGATGAGCCGGGCATGAGCCCGCTGGAAATCTGGTGTAACGAGTCGCAGGAGCGTTATGTATTGTCGGTTGCCGCCGAAGATCTACCTTTATTTACGGCGATTTGTGAGCGTGAGCGCGCACCGTTTGCGGTAGTGGGTGAGGCGATACAAGAGCAGCATTTAACCTTAGCTGACAGTCATTTTGATAATAACCCCATCGATTTACCACTTGAAGTGTTATTAGGTAAAGCACCTAAGATGAGCCGTAATGTGGTGTCTGCTAAGGCGGTTTCTCCTGCGCTTGAGCAAAGTCAAATCGATGTGAAAGATGCGGTTAAGCGTGTACTGAGCTTACCGACTGTCGCAGACAAAACCTTCCTTATCACCATTGGCGACCGCACGGTAACGGGTTTAGTTAACCGTGACCAAATGGTTGGCCCATGGCAGGTGCCCGTAGCTGACTGCGCGGTGACTGCGGCAAGCTTTGACACCTACGCTGGTGAAGCCATGTCACTGGGTGAGCGTACGCCGCTGGCGCTGCTCGATTTTGGTGCTTCAGCCCGTATGGCGGTGGCAGAGTCGATTATGAACATTGCCGGTGCTGATATTGGTTCATTTAAACGCATCAAATTGTCTGCCAACTGGATGTCAGCAGCGGGTCACCCAGGTGAAGACGCGGGTCTTTATGAAGCGGTGAAAGCCGTCGGTGAAGAATTGTGTCCTGAGCTCAGTTTGACGATTCCAGTCGGTAAAGACTCCATGTCGATGAAGACCGCATGGCAGCAAGATGGTGTGAATAAAACCGTGACCTCACCAATGTCATTGGTCATCACGGCCTTTGGTGTGGTGCAGGATATTCGTAATACCGTGACGCCAGAACTGCGCAGCGATAAAGGTGAAACCTCGTTATTGTTAGTTGATTTGGGCGCTGGCCAAAACCGTTTAGGTGGTTCTTGTTTAGCGCAGGTTTACGGTGAGTTAGGTGATGTCGCGCCAGATTTAGATGATGCCGCGCTATTACGTGGTTTCTTCGAAACCATGCAAAAGCTGGTGGCTAACAAGTTAGTGATTGCTTACCACGATCGCAGCGATGGTGGTTTATTCACGACCTTAGTGGAAATGGCCTTTGCGGGTAATATTGGTTTAGATATAGATGTAGAAGATCTACAGGGCACTGATTTAGAAAGACTCTTTAATGAAGAGCTCGGCGCTGTGCTGCAAGTGAGTCGTGATAATGCTGCAAAAATTGCTGCCCAGTTTGCCATTGCAGGCGTACCTTGCCATGTGATTGGGACTTTGGCAGATGATCAATGCATCACCATTAAAGATGGCGCGCGTGAAATCTTCAGCGATACCCGTGTTGCACTGCGTACAGTGTGGTCAGAAACCACCTATCGTATGCAAGCCATGCGTGATAACCCTGCGTGCGCGCTTGAAGAGTTCAAGCTCAAGCAAGATGAAACGGATTTAGGCTTAACCGTTAACTTAAGCTTTGACCCGAGTGAAGATGTGGCTGCGCCTTATATTCTTAAAGGCGCTGCACCTAAGATGGCAATTCTGCGTGAGCAGGGCGTTAACTCCCATGTCGAAATGGCGGCCGCGTTTGATCGCGCCGGGTTTGAGAGCCGCGACGTGCATATGTCTGATATTCTGTCAGGTCGCATAAGTCTTGAAGAGTTCCAAGGTCTGGTGGCCTGTGGTGGCTTCTCCTACGGTGACGTATTAGGTGCAGGTGAAGGTTGGGCTAAGTCGATTCTGTTTAACGAGCGTGCCCGCAATGAGTTTTCACGTTTCTTCGAACGTGATTCAAGTTTTGCGCTCGGGGTGTGTAACGGCTGTCAAATGCTATCAAACCTGAAGGAAATTATTCCTGGTAGCGAGCACTGGCCGCGTTTCGTGCGTAACCGCTCTGAGCGTTTTGAGGCGCGTTTTAGCTTAGTCGAAGTGCAACAAAGTCCTTCGCTGTTTTTCCAAGGCATGGCGGGTTCACGTATGCCAATTGCCGTGTCTCACGGAGAAGGGCATGCGGAATTTGCCAGCGCTCAAGCGTTAGCGTTAGCAGAAGCCTCAGGCACTATTGCGCTGCGTTTTGTTAATGGTAAAGGTGAGATTGCGACCCAATATCCACAAAACCCGAATGGTTCGCCCAATGGTTTAACGGGGATCTGTACTACTGATGGTCGTGTGACACTGATGATGCCACATCCAGAGCGTGTATTTAGAACTGTGGCTAACTCTTGGCACCCTGACAACTGGGGTGAAGACAGTCCATGGATGCGCATGTTCCGCAATGCGCGAGTTAACCTAGGCTAA
- the tadA gene encoding tRNA adenosine(34) deaminase TadA: protein MEQTKPDLKNQDANKLEKDVSTVEHSNVDQSKVDEHWMRVAMAMAEKAEAEGEVPVGAVLVKDGLQIATGYNLSISQHDPCAHAEILCLRAAGQTVENYRLLDATLYVTLEPCAMCAGAMVHSRIARVVFGARDEKTGAAGTVLNLLQHPAFNHQVEVTSGVLAQDCADQLSRFFKRRREEKKVLKQAQKVQQG, encoded by the coding sequence GTGGAGCAGACAAAACCGGACCTAAAAAATCAGGATGCGAATAAGCTTGAGAAAGATGTTTCAACTGTAGAGCACTCCAATGTTGACCAATCAAAAGTCGATGAGCATTGGATGCGAGTCGCGATGGCAATGGCTGAGAAAGCCGAAGCAGAGGGCGAAGTGCCGGTTGGGGCTGTCTTAGTTAAAGATGGGCTGCAAATCGCGACTGGGTATAACTTGTCTATCAGTCAGCATGACCCCTGTGCCCATGCTGAGATCCTTTGTTTGCGTGCCGCAGGGCAAACCGTTGAAAATTATCGGCTCCTTGATGCGACCTTATATGTGACCCTTGAGCCTTGTGCCATGTGTGCTGGCGCTATGGTGCATAGCCGTATTGCTAGAGTGGTATTTGGGGCTCGGGATGAAAAGACCGGCGCCGCTGGAACAGTGCTTAATCTCTTGCAACATCCTGCTTTTAATCATCAAGTTGAGGTGACATCTGGCGTGTTAGCGCAGGATTGTGCTGACCAATTGAGCCGTTTTTTTAAACGTCGTCGGGAGGAAAAGAAGGTTTTGAAACAGGCTCAAAAGGTGCAGCAGGGATAG